The following are encoded together in the Puniceicoccaceae bacterium genome:
- a CDS encoding four helix bundle protein, with amino-acid sequence MEGFEKLEVWKRSIGLSVKVHSTFTSCRDFSFRDQIQRSADSISNNIAEGSERLSKAEFRNFLSYAKGSAGELRSQTHLAQKLNYIDAVTATQWNSELLEISRMLYGLIKSLENSK; translated from the coding sequence ATGGAAGGCTTTGAAAAACTGGAAGTCTGGAAACGATCAATCGGGCTTTCAGTAAAGGTCCATAGTACCTTTACGAGTTGCCGGGATTTCAGTTTTCGGGATCAAATCCAACGCTCTGCTGATTCTATATCCAATAACATTGCCGAAGGATCTGAACGCCTCAGTAAAGCTGAATTCAGAAATTTTCTCTCATATGCAAAAGGCTCGGCTGGCGAACTTCGTTCACAAACGCATCTCGCACAAAAACTGAACTATATTGATGCGGTAACAGCAACCCAATGGAATTCGGAACTTCTCGAAATTTCCCGAATGCTTTACGGACTTATCAAATCACTGGAAAACTCGAAATAA
- a CDS encoding ribonuclease HII, protein MNSVSDSYRAFDRQGYASGCTWLIGVDEAGRGPLAGPVFAAAVAMHRDACDDALFSSETWGVVKDSKQLSAARRQELHTQLMRLKGPGAHIQIGVGAASVEEIDRWNILVATRMAMYRALITVQERLPGSEPKLPRTDASLFELTGDCAGSPVEVWVDGLPLKDFPIAHRAWVKGDGRSWCIALASILAKVERDAWMLQCHRQYPWYGWDRNMGYGTSEHRDAILSRGTSPFHRRSFLKKLLNSGGSMT, encoded by the coding sequence ATGAATTCAGTTTCGGACAGCTATCGTGCATTTGACCGGCAGGGTTACGCTTCCGGCTGCACCTGGCTCATCGGAGTGGATGAAGCGGGCCGGGGACCGTTGGCAGGTCCTGTTTTTGCGGCTGCCGTTGCAATGCATCGAGATGCCTGCGACGATGCCTTGTTCAGCTCAGAGACATGGGGCGTTGTGAAGGACTCCAAGCAACTATCGGCTGCGAGAAGGCAGGAATTGCATACGCAACTGATGCGTTTGAAGGGACCTGGGGCTCATATTCAGATCGGAGTGGGTGCGGCCAGCGTGGAAGAGATTGATCGATGGAACATTCTGGTAGCCACGCGCATGGCGATGTATCGCGCGCTGATCACGGTGCAGGAGCGGTTGCCGGGATCGGAGCCGAAACTGCCTCGAACGGATGCGTCTCTTTTTGAGCTTACAGGCGACTGCGCAGGCAGCCCGGTTGAGGTATGGGTGGATGGATTGCCACTCAAGGATTTCCCCATCGCGCACCGAGCATGGGTAAAGGGAGACGGTCGCTCGTGGTGCATTGCACTGGCATCCATCCTGGCCAAGGTCGAGAGGGATGCCTGGATGCTGCAGTGCCATCGGCAGTATCCATGGTATGGCTGGGATCGAAACATGGGATATGGAACCTCCGAACACCGAGATGCAATTTTGAGCCGTGGCACCAGTCCCTTTCACCGGCGAAGTTTTCTGAAAAAGCTTCTCAACAGTGGGGGAAGCATGACTTGA
- a CDS encoding ABC transporter ATP-binding protein: MMQGRTVMEAELLEVCDLKVWYNTRRQGKLQTVKAVDGVSFKLIEGKTTGLVGESGSGKSTIGRALVRLAPITEGSLIYRGVSIGKLNERTFAGIRKKIQMIFQDPYHSLNPRMTVAAMLEEPMKLHFPEWNAERRRSRSRELLDQVGLPETSLTRYPHQFSGGQRQRLGIARAMTVEPEILICDEAVSALDVSVQAQIINLLQDLQEQHGFTYLFIGHDLAVVEHISDQVLVMQHGRIVESGTPEAIYADPQHAYTRRLLDAVPKLQGLAH, translated from the coding sequence ATGATGCAAGGAAGGACTGTGATGGAAGCGGAATTGCTGGAAGTCTGTGATTTAAAGGTTTGGTACAACACCCGCCGTCAAGGGAAACTGCAGACGGTGAAAGCCGTTGACGGGGTCTCATTCAAGCTTATTGAGGGAAAGACCACTGGACTGGTGGGTGAAAGCGGCAGTGGCAAGAGCACCATCGGGCGTGCACTGGTGCGTTTGGCTCCGATCACTGAGGGAAGTCTTATCTATCGGGGCGTTTCCATCGGAAAACTGAACGAGCGGACTTTTGCCGGAATACGCAAAAAGATCCAAATGATTTTCCAGGATCCCTATCATTCACTCAATCCGCGCATGACCGTAGCGGCAATGTTGGAGGAGCCGATGAAACTGCATTTCCCCGAATGGAATGCCGAACGCCGACGTTCGCGCTCCCGTGAGCTGTTGGATCAGGTGGGGCTGCCGGAAACTTCGCTGACGCGCTATCCGCACCAGTTCAGTGGAGGTCAGCGTCAACGCCTTGGCATCGCACGCGCCATGACCGTCGAGCCAGAGATTCTCATTTGCGACGAAGCTGTGAGCGCACTGGATGTATCGGTTCAAGCGCAGATCATCAATTTGTTGCAGGACTTGCAGGAGCAACATGGCTTTACCTACCTGTTCATCGGACACGACCTGGCTGTGGTGGAACACATCAGTGATCAGGTGTTGGTGATGCAGCATGGCAGAATCGTCGAGTCGGGGACCCCAGAGGCTATTTATGCCGATCCGCAACATGCCTACACGCGACGCCTGTTGGATGCAGTTCCCAAATTGCAAGGCCTCGCGCATTAA
- the dprA gene encoding DNA-processing protein DprA: protein MNPLDQPRYAWIILNAISHIGPVMVRRLLDAFGQDPCRILKASPSELMQVKGVGEKAVHSIRSWKQSFDLPKELQKLDEANAVFIACDEPHYPSILSQLYDPPIGLYQCGHYHLTESQPAIAIVGSRHASLYGLRVARQFAQRLASMGFCIVSGLARGVDTAAHEGALEAGGDTIAVLGNGLDIIYPPENLELYRRIERNGAILSEFCFGRRADRQTFPMRNRIVSGLCQGVLIVESDENGGSMITARFALEQNRQVYAIPGRIDQANSRGCHRLIKEGALLTTSVEDILDDLQYRVQQTELFDDLNSGNGETAARADVDSRPEFSQTKKRWQTLSGELLELCEVLNREGALTVDALSDLTSRDVARIHASLMMLELQKHIVRQFDGTVALRE from the coding sequence TTGAATCCACTTGATCAACCTCGCTACGCCTGGATCATCCTCAACGCAATTTCACACATCGGTCCTGTCATGGTTCGCCGTCTGCTCGATGCATTTGGACAGGATCCATGCCGTATACTCAAGGCCAGTCCATCCGAACTGATGCAAGTCAAGGGGGTTGGAGAAAAGGCGGTCCATTCCATTCGTTCGTGGAAACAATCTTTTGATCTCCCGAAGGAATTGCAGAAACTCGATGAAGCGAATGCCGTTTTTATTGCCTGCGATGAGCCGCATTATCCGTCGATCTTGTCCCAGTTGTATGATCCTCCCATCGGACTTTACCAGTGTGGACACTATCATTTAACAGAATCACAGCCAGCCATTGCGATTGTCGGATCGCGCCACGCAAGTTTGTACGGGTTGCGAGTGGCCCGGCAGTTTGCTCAGCGACTGGCGTCAATGGGGTTTTGTATTGTGAGCGGTTTGGCCCGTGGAGTGGATACGGCAGCACATGAAGGTGCGCTGGAAGCAGGAGGGGATACCATTGCGGTGCTGGGAAACGGACTGGACATCATCTATCCACCGGAAAATCTGGAACTGTATCGTCGGATTGAACGCAATGGAGCCATCCTCTCGGAATTTTGTTTTGGAAGGAGGGCGGATCGCCAGACCTTTCCCATGCGAAACCGGATCGTATCGGGCCTATGTCAGGGAGTGCTGATCGTGGAGTCGGATGAGAATGGTGGGAGTATGATTACGGCACGTTTTGCCCTGGAGCAGAACCGCCAGGTCTATGCGATTCCGGGCCGCATAGATCAGGCAAACAGTCGCGGATGTCACCGGTTGATCAAGGAAGGAGCCTTGTTGACAACATCGGTTGAGGATATTCTCGATGATTTGCAATATCGTGTACAGCAGACAGAACTGTTTGACGATTTGAATTCGGGAAATGGTGAAACAGCAGCACGAGCAGATGTGGATTCTCGACCTGAGTTCAGTCAGACGAAAAAACGCTGGCAGACGCTGTCTGGGGAATTGCTCGAACTCTGTGAAGTATTGAACAGGGAAGGGGCGTTGACGGTGGATGCATTGTCGGATCTGACATCGCGTGATGTGGCACGCATCCATGCTTCCCTGATGATGCTCGAACTGCAGAAACACATTGTGCGCCAATTTGACGGTACCGTAGCCCTACGGGAGTAG
- a CDS encoding pyridoxine 5'-phosphate synthase, translated as MKREPILLGVNIDHVATMRQARYRDASQLTGGMVEPDPLIAAHLAEKAGADGITVHPREDQRHIQRKDVVRLRQSIQTRLNMEMACTELMTRFACEVHPDSVCLVPENREEVTTEGGLDIVTHYRRVRDVIRAMNAEGILVSLFIDPEKEQIDCAAELEADMVELHTGAFAHHFYDVQGELELEKLTKAAEYACGAGLTVNAGHGINYVNISHILTIPHLYELNIGHSILSRAVFYGLEEAVREMKQRMSR; from the coding sequence ATGAAACGCGAACCCATATTGTTAGGCGTCAACATTGATCACGTGGCAACGATGCGTCAGGCCCGTTACCGTGATGCAAGCCAGTTGACTGGAGGAATGGTCGAGCCGGACCCACTGATCGCCGCACATCTCGCGGAGAAGGCCGGCGCCGATGGAATTACGGTGCATCCGAGAGAGGACCAACGCCACATTCAGCGCAAGGATGTCGTTCGCTTGCGACAGAGCATCCAGACACGACTGAATATGGAAATGGCGTGCACCGAATTGATGACGCGATTTGCCTGTGAGGTACATCCCGACAGTGTCTGCCTGGTTCCCGAAAATCGGGAGGAAGTGACGACTGAAGGAGGATTGGACATCGTGACACACTATCGACGGGTAAGGGATGTTATTCGTGCGATGAATGCGGAGGGTATTCTGGTGAGTTTGTTCATTGATCCCGAGAAGGAGCAAATCGATTGTGCGGCGGAGCTTGAAGCGGACATGGTTGAGTTGCACACGGGTGCGTTTGCCCATCATTTCTACGATGTCCAGGGCGAGCTTGAACTCGAAAAGCTCACAAAGGCGGCGGAGTATGCCTGTGGGGCCGGATTGACTGTGAATGCGGGTCACGGCATCAATTATGTCAACATTTCCCACATTCTGACGATTCCTCACCTCTACGAACTGAACATTGGACACTCGATCCTTTCACGTGCGGTTTTCTATGGACTGGAGGAAGCGGTCAGAGAGATGAAGCAGCGTATGAGCCGCTGA
- a CDS encoding ABC transporter ATP-binding protein, whose protein sequence is MSDSEPNQLPLLDVSNLRIRFRQRRQIQEVVKGVSFSIRAGERVALVGESGSGKSVTALSLGRLLPPAPTCEVSGEIRLDGNDVMALNARELRTHRGRGVAYIFQEPSSSLHPQYTVGEQIREAIRLHQPEVRDVKQAIIRALGEVGIRDPEQRYRSFPHEMSGGMQQRVMIAMALACRPKLLVADEPTTALDVTIQAQILELIRSLQDRSEMAVLLITHNFGIVDGFADRLLVMYRGNLVETGETGTVLKQPNHPYTQGLIRCIPRLGSRQRRLVTSNMMSE, encoded by the coding sequence GTGAGTGATTCGGAACCGAACCAACTGCCCTTGCTGGATGTGAGCAACCTTCGCATCCGTTTTCGCCAGCGCCGCCAGATTCAGGAGGTGGTGAAAGGTGTGAGCTTTTCCATCCGTGCAGGAGAACGTGTTGCCTTGGTGGGAGAGAGTGGCAGCGGCAAGAGCGTGACCGCGCTTTCGCTCGGGCGCTTGCTGCCTCCTGCGCCAACCTGCGAGGTCTCCGGAGAAATTCGTCTGGATGGCAACGATGTGATGGCGCTCAATGCCAGGGAGTTACGCACGCACAGGGGACGTGGAGTCGCCTATATTTTCCAGGAACCTTCCAGTTCGCTGCATCCGCAATACACCGTCGGTGAGCAAATTCGCGAAGCCATTCGCTTGCATCAGCCTGAAGTGAGGGATGTGAAGCAGGCGATCATCCGTGCGCTGGGTGAGGTCGGTATTCGCGATCCCGAGCAGCGCTACCGTTCTTTTCCGCATGAAATGAGCGGGGGCATGCAGCAGCGGGTGATGATTGCGATGGCACTTGCGTGCCGCCCCAAACTGCTCGTGGCGGACGAACCCACAACTGCACTGGATGTGACGATCCAGGCACAGATATTGGAATTGATCCGCTCTCTGCAGGATCGTAGTGAAATGGCGGTTCTGCTGATCACCCACAATTTTGGCATTGTGGATGGGTTTGCCGACCGACTGCTGGTCATGTACCGTGGCAATCTTGTGGAAACCGGGGAGACTGGAACGGTGTTGAAGCAGCCCAATCATCCCTACACCCAGGGCTTGATTCGCTGTATTCCGCGGTTGGGCAGTCGTCAGCGGCGACTCGTGACCTCAAACATGATGAGCGAATGA
- a CDS encoding NAD(P)H-hydrate dehydratase — protein sequence MRWHHAILNCSQSRELEHRLLGDDPQKVDAAMKRAGRGLAQQLSQDLGVRLQIDKCHCLLLLGKGHNAGDAMIAGLSLLERHANLKITAVPVLGADQLKGTVAVHWKELCSHARVRTSSLDDLLNRDGKLRFDLSIDGIFGMQFRAPFSDELGDAIRRLNARDLGVRIAVDLPSGMSDAPSSLVLRADFTYATGILKSPLIESGNLKHAGRLRYVDIGFFDDLEEASELRVVAPALMHSLAALRPVDCDKRSFGHLLVVAGSRRMPGALCMCVRAALRSGVGLVTVLAPESLIHPCAVQMPEAMWIPWPETPEGDLALEGVGMLESLRDRITGVVMGPGCGRSQETQALLDEVVDRFEVPLVMDADALSRERMQRLQARSASLVLTPHEGEFRRIAALEKSGNVNAEQLRDFAAKFPNVVVVLKGPVTRLCANGEIVHFPWGNPILARGGSGDILAGLVGGKVAMPGKVALSIRVAQAVACHAIAADRLFAQKEETHVCTTDILNLLNSY from the coding sequence ATGCGGTGGCACCATGCAATCCTGAATTGTTCACAGAGTCGTGAGCTCGAACATCGCCTGCTGGGTGATGATCCACAAAAGGTGGACGCTGCGATGAAACGGGCGGGCAGGGGGCTGGCACAGCAGCTGTCGCAGGATTTGGGAGTGCGACTGCAGATCGATAAGTGTCATTGTTTGCTTCTGTTAGGCAAGGGACACAATGCTGGTGATGCGATGATTGCCGGGCTTTCCCTGCTGGAACGGCACGCAAACCTGAAGATTACAGCTGTTCCCGTATTGGGGGCGGATCAGCTAAAGGGGACGGTTGCGGTACACTGGAAAGAACTCTGCTCGCATGCGCGTGTTCGTACAAGCTCGCTCGATGATTTACTGAACAGGGATGGAAAACTTCGGTTTGACCTTTCCATTGACGGAATCTTTGGCATGCAGTTTCGCGCACCGTTTTCGGATGAGCTTGGCGATGCGATTCGGCGACTGAATGCGAGGGACTTGGGGGTTCGCATCGCGGTGGATTTGCCCAGCGGGATGAGTGATGCCCCCTCATCGTTGGTATTGCGAGCGGATTTCACATACGCCACTGGCATTTTGAAAAGCCCGCTCATTGAATCGGGGAATCTAAAGCATGCAGGTCGTCTCCGCTACGTGGATATCGGGTTCTTTGACGATCTTGAGGAAGCTTCCGAGCTTCGGGTTGTTGCACCGGCGCTGATGCATTCTCTGGCAGCGTTGCGTCCGGTAGACTGTGACAAACGCAGCTTTGGGCATCTGCTCGTGGTGGCAGGGTCGCGCCGAATGCCCGGTGCCCTGTGCATGTGTGTGCGGGCTGCTCTTCGATCAGGAGTTGGATTGGTGACCGTGTTGGCTCCGGAGTCTTTGATCCATCCCTGCGCAGTGCAGATGCCTGAGGCCATGTGGATTCCCTGGCCGGAGACTCCGGAAGGAGACCTGGCGCTGGAGGGAGTTGGCATGTTGGAGAGCCTGCGCGACCGAATCACTGGGGTAGTGATGGGACCCGGCTGCGGTAGAAGTCAGGAAACGCAGGCATTGCTGGACGAAGTGGTTGATCGCTTTGAAGTGCCACTGGTGATGGATGCAGATGCCTTGTCGAGGGAACGCATGCAACGGTTGCAGGCACGTTCGGCTTCACTCGTCCTTACGCCGCACGAGGGAGAATTCCGCCGAATCGCAGCACTGGAAAAATCAGGCAATGTGAATGCGGAACAATTGCGCGACTTCGCTGCGAAGTTCCCGAATGTTGTGGTCGTGTTGAAGGGACCCGTGACCCGTCTCTGTGCAAATGGGGAGATTGTGCATTTTCCCTGGGGCAATCCGATTCTCGCCCGAGGTGGGAGTGGTGACATTCTTGCAGGATTGGTGGGTGGAAAAGTTGCAATGCCGGGAAAAGTTGCATTGAGTATCAGGGTGGCCCAGGCGGTTGCCTGCCACGCCATAGCAGCGGACCGGCTCTTTGCTCAAAAGGAAGAGACGCACGTCTGCACCACTGACATCCTCAACCTCCTCAATTCCTATTGA
- a CDS encoding FKBP-type peptidyl-prolyl cis-trans isomerase, whose translation MKYPSILTLPVLASLVLIGCNDSQSSDETTSSGTSVSTSPQVEASAPTSETLQTCQTLGTYFAVSTNLHELEFTAEEKAAIVEGFRKGIEGGQSANFMQESVGVISAFLQERHQQKSAVDSERNKAAAAAFVEELKSSDGVSFTNSGLGYEILKAGEGEPASLRDSVSVNYRGTLIDGTVFDEAMDEESPVTFPLAGVIPGFSEGLQLVGKGGEIRLYIPSELGYGDNPRPGGPIEAGSLLIFDISVQDIQRAKLPTAEDLPVPPEPSE comes from the coding sequence ATGAAATATCCGAGTATTCTCACCCTACCCGTTCTTGCCAGTTTGGTCTTGATCGGGTGCAACGACTCCCAATCTTCTGATGAAACCACTTCATCGGGGACCAGTGTGTCCACATCACCTCAGGTCGAGGCATCTGCTCCCACCAGTGAAACACTGCAAACCTGCCAGACGCTTGGAACCTATTTTGCAGTTTCCACCAATCTGCACGAACTGGAGTTCACCGCCGAAGAAAAGGCAGCTATCGTCGAGGGATTCCGCAAGGGAATCGAGGGCGGTCAGTCAGCTAATTTCATGCAGGAGAGCGTCGGCGTTATCAGTGCATTTCTTCAGGAGCGCCACCAGCAGAAATCCGCAGTTGACAGCGAGCGAAACAAGGCAGCTGCCGCAGCGTTTGTAGAAGAACTCAAATCATCGGATGGCGTCTCCTTTACCAACAGCGGACTCGGTTATGAAATCCTCAAAGCCGGCGAGGGCGAACCCGCCAGTCTTCGTGATTCTGTCTCCGTGAACTACCGGGGCACCTTGATCGATGGTACGGTGTTTGATGAAGCAATGGACGAGGAAAGCCCGGTAACCTTCCCGCTCGCGGGTGTGATTCCCGGATTTTCTGAAGGACTTCAGCTGGTCGGCAAGGGCGGCGAAATCCGCCTCTACATTCCCAGCGAATTGGGGTATGGCGACAATCCCCGACCCGGCGGCCCCATTGAAGCAGGTTCGCTGCTCATCTTTGACATATCGGTGCAGGACATCCAACGAGCCAAACTTCCCACTGCTGAGGACTTGCCCGTTCCACCCGAACCGAGCGAATAA
- the rfbA gene encoding glucose-1-phosphate thymidylyltransferase RfbA, translated as MTSTSDFNSNSRAKARRGIILAGGSGTRLYPLTIAVSKQLMPVYDKPMIYYPISVLMLAGIREILIISTPHDLPHFKKLLGDGSYLGVQFSYAEQPSPDGLAQAFLIGKEFLDGAPGTLILGDNLFYGHDFTKFLQKGKVQEEGATVFGYYVANPKEYGVVEFDKTGKVLSLEEKPANPKSNYAVPGLYFYDEHVVEYAENLKPSARGELEITDLNRVYLEQGKLRVELLGRGTAWLDTGNPNALLEAGQFVQAIESRQGLKIACLEEIAFTQGWIDEDQLENRAAQLGKTPYASYLRSIVNVLASRRSS; from the coding sequence ATGACTTCAACTTCTGACTTCAACTCAAACTCGCGCGCCAAAGCGCGCCGTGGAATTATTCTTGCAGGCGGCTCGGGCACCCGACTTTATCCGCTGACCATCGCCGTCAGCAAGCAGCTCATGCCCGTGTATGACAAGCCCATGATCTATTATCCGATCTCCGTGCTGATGCTGGCCGGGATTCGCGAGATTCTGATCATTTCCACTCCGCACGATCTTCCTCATTTCAAAAAACTGCTTGGCGACGGAAGCTATCTCGGGGTTCAGTTCTCCTATGCGGAACAACCCTCTCCCGATGGGCTTGCCCAGGCTTTTCTCATTGGAAAGGAATTTCTCGATGGTGCACCGGGAACCCTGATCCTGGGAGACAACCTGTTCTACGGGCACGATTTCACAAAATTCCTGCAAAAAGGTAAGGTTCAGGAAGAAGGGGCCACCGTCTTCGGATATTATGTCGCCAATCCCAAAGAATATGGCGTCGTCGAATTCGATAAAACCGGCAAGGTGCTCTCGCTTGAGGAAAAACCGGCAAACCCAAAGTCGAACTACGCCGTTCCCGGACTCTACTTCTACGATGAACACGTCGTCGAATACGCCGAAAACCTCAAACCCAGCGCTCGCGGCGAGTTGGAGATCACCGACTTGAACCGTGTCTACCTCGAACAGGGAAAGCTGCGTGTAGAGCTGCTTGGCCGCGGGACAGCATGGCTCGATACTGGCAATCCCAATGCGCTGCTCGAAGCGGGTCAGTTTGTGCAAGCCATCGAAAGCCGTCAGGGGTTGAAAATCGCCTGCCTGGAAGAAATCGCATTCACGCAGGGATGGATCGATGAGGATCAACTCGAAAACCGTGCAGCACAGCTCGGAAAAACTCCCTACGCAAGCTATCTGCGAAGCATTGTCAACGTCTTGGCATCCCGGCGCTCCAGCTGA
- a CDS encoding glycosyltransferase family 2 protein, whose protein sequence is MPDLSIITALYNCHDLTRAFVQSLQQYTAAHNWELVLVNDASTESTAALEAEFADDSRIRWLHNTTNLGFAASNNRGASVAKAPLLAFLNNDLLLTENWLQPMLDAFHSSENVGIVGNIQFNPNTRLIDHAGVFFGLDGMPRQARKHRKLAPTATTTEWYAVTAACMLIEKALFEQAGGFDTAYRNGFEDIDLCVRLRLQGRKHYVANQSRIFHCVSSSPGRHQHNDANAERFRKQWASTTQAWGERDWAPEYLQRYARQWWRFNFGKWRLARRMLRNDRMRQRLHYRP, encoded by the coding sequence ATGCCGGACCTCTCGATCATCACGGCACTTTACAATTGCCACGATCTCACAAGGGCCTTCGTTCAGTCGCTTCAGCAGTACACTGCAGCACACAACTGGGAACTGGTTCTGGTCAACGACGCCAGCACGGAATCCACAGCAGCCCTGGAGGCAGAATTTGCCGACGACTCGCGCATACGCTGGCTGCACAACACAACAAATCTCGGCTTTGCCGCAAGTAACAACCGAGGAGCTTCTGTTGCGAAGGCTCCCCTGCTTGCGTTTCTCAACAATGATCTGCTGCTCACGGAAAACTGGTTGCAGCCGATGCTGGATGCTTTTCACTCCAGCGAGAACGTGGGCATCGTTGGCAACATCCAGTTCAACCCAAACACCCGATTGATCGACCATGCAGGCGTGTTTTTCGGACTCGACGGCATGCCCCGCCAGGCCCGAAAGCATCGCAAGCTTGCCCCAACTGCGACCACAACTGAGTGGTACGCAGTCACCGCAGCGTGCATGTTAATCGAGAAAGCTCTATTTGAGCAGGCTGGTGGTTTCGATACAGCCTACCGGAACGGCTTTGAAGACATCGACCTGTGCGTTCGTCTCCGCCTGCAGGGGCGTAAGCACTACGTTGCCAATCAGAGTCGCATCTTTCACTGCGTCAGCTCATCTCCAGGGCGTCACCAGCACAACGACGCCAATGCGGAACGCTTTCGCAAGCAGTGGGCTTCCACCACTCAGGCCTGGGGAGAACGGGACTGGGCACCTGAATACTTACAGCGCTATGCCCGACAGTGGTGGCGCTTCAATTTCGGCAAGTGGAGGTTGGCGAGACGCATGCTGCGAAATGACCGTATGCGCCAGAGACTGCACTATCGTCCCTGA
- the rfbB gene encoding dTDP-glucose 4,6-dehydratase, with translation MRILVTGGAGFIGSNFVRFLLSDASTSPQVHKLINLDKLTYAGNPENLRDVADDPRYELVQAGIEDAECIHRLLIENHIDAVVNFAAESHVDRSIDSPEPFFQTNVIGTLRIVNECMRYWRELDSQQKAAFRFLHVSTDEVYGSLSETDPAFEETTPFAPNSPYSASKAASDHIVRAYHHTFGLPVITTNCSNNYGPFQFPEKLIPLMILNALEGKNLPIYGDGMNVRDWLYVTDHCTGIWTALIKGRLGETYNIGGKNEKTNIEIVDTICSLLDAKRPRADGKSYGTQKVFVKDRPGHDRRYAINCSKIESELGWTPSETFETGIAKTIDWYLENQDWCEQITSGKYQRQRLGDA, from the coding sequence ATGCGCATACTCGTTACTGGCGGTGCCGGATTCATCGGCTCAAACTTCGTTCGATTTCTACTTTCCGATGCCTCGACATCCCCGCAGGTGCACAAGCTGATCAATCTCGACAAGCTTACCTATGCAGGCAATCCGGAAAACCTCAGGGATGTCGCTGACGACCCACGCTATGAACTGGTGCAAGCAGGCATCGAAGACGCCGAATGCATCCACCGTCTTCTCATCGAAAACCACATCGATGCCGTTGTAAATTTCGCTGCAGAATCCCATGTGGATCGCTCCATCGACTCACCGGAACCGTTTTTCCAGACCAATGTCATCGGGACGCTTCGAATCGTCAACGAATGCATGCGATACTGGCGGGAACTCGACAGCCAGCAGAAGGCAGCTTTCCGTTTCCTTCACGTATCCACCGACGAAGTTTATGGGTCACTCAGTGAGACCGATCCCGCCTTCGAGGAAACCACACCTTTCGCCCCCAACAGCCCCTACTCTGCATCCAAGGCAGCAAGTGATCACATTGTGCGAGCTTATCACCACACCTTTGGTCTGCCTGTGATCACAACCAATTGCTCCAACAACTACGGTCCCTTCCAGTTTCCGGAGAAACTCATCCCGCTGATGATCCTTAATGCCTTGGAAGGGAAAAATTTGCCCATCTACGGAGATGGCATGAATGTGCGCGACTGGCTTTACGTTACCGATCACTGCACCGGTATCTGGACGGCCTTGATCAAGGGCCGTCTCGGAGAAACCTACAACATTGGGGGTAAAAACGAAAAAACCAACATCGAGATCGTCGACACCATCTGCTCCCTGCTCGACGCCAAGCGCCCACGTGCGGATGGCAAATCCTACGGAACTCAGAAGGTGTTTGTCAAAGATCGCCCCGGCCATGACCGTCGCTATGCCATCAACTGCTCGAAAATCGAATCTGAACTGGGCTGGACTCCTTCCGAAACCTTTGAAACCGGCATCGCCAAAACCATCGACTGGTATCTTGAAAATCAAGATTGGTGTGAGCAGATCACCAGCGGAAAATACCAGCGCCAGCGCCTTGGAGATGCGTAG
- the rfbC gene encoding dTDP-4-dehydrorhamnose 3,5-epimerase, with protein MKLISTALPGVAILEPRVFEDARGYFFESYSAQKLAELGIDITFVQDNQSKSSCGVIRGLHYQLPPHAQTKLVRAVEGSIYDVAVDVRKGSPTFGKWVGVELSAENKRQLLIPHGFAHGFSVLSSTAVVQYKCDAYYSPSSEGGIRFDDPLLGIDWQIPGDQAKVSEKDQLLPSFHQANFNDAFPFSS; from the coding sequence ATGAAGTTGATTTCCACAGCCCTTCCCGGGGTCGCCATCCTGGAACCCCGTGTTTTCGAAGACGCAAGGGGGTATTTTTTTGAGAGCTACAGTGCTCAGAAACTTGCTGAACTCGGCATCGACATCACGTTTGTGCAGGACAATCAATCGAAGTCGAGTTGCGGAGTGATCCGAGGGCTGCACTACCAGCTTCCGCCGCATGCCCAGACCAAGCTGGTGCGAGCGGTTGAAGGAAGCATCTATGACGTAGCTGTTGATGTAAGGAAGGGGTCGCCGACATTTGGAAAGTGGGTGGGGGTGGAACTCAGTGCTGAAAACAAGCGGCAACTGCTGATACCGCATGGGTTTGCCCATGGTTTTTCCGTGCTTTCATCGACCGCAGTGGTGCAGTACAAGTGTGATGCTTACTACAGTCCTTCATCGGAAGGGGGGATTCGCTTTGACGATCCGCTTCTGGGTATCGACTGGCAAATCCCAGGCGACCAGGCTAAGGTTTCCGAAAAGGACCAGCTCCTGCCTTCCTTTCATCAGGCCAATTTTAACGACGCATTCCCGTTTTCATCATGA